The DNA region taCCGAGGCGAAACTCCAGGAGCTGCTTGAGAAGGTGTGTATACCCTCGCCATTTTACCCCTGAGTGatgagaccaccaccactgacCTTTCTCGTCAAGCGCGACAACGTCATCTTCCAACTCACCCGCCTCCTCGACTCAGAACCAACActatcatcctcctccctaaaacaaaacaacctctcccttctccGCGACAAGTTCGCCGACCACCGCCGTGACCTCTCCCGCCTCCGGTCAACCCTCCAACGAGCCCGCGATCGCGCAAACCTGCTGGGTTCAGTCCGGGAAGATATTTCTGCCTATCGTGCCGCGAACCCTGCCGCGGCGGAAGCAGACTACATGCTTGACGAGCGAGGGAGGATAGACAACTCGATTGGTGTGGCGGATGGTGTGCTCAGCCAGGCGTACGCAGTGCAGGACAGCTTTTTGGCGCAGAGGGAGACGCTGGCGAGTATTAATCGGCGGATCACGCATGCGGCGAGCCAGGTGCCGGGGATTAATACGTTGATTGGGAGGATTTcgaccaagaagaagatggatggGATTATCATGGGGGGGTTTATcgctttttgctttttggtgttttggttcATGATGTGAATTTGTTtaaagggggggttgggaagaggaagatgggaggTGGTTTCAAAATACCATGGAAGTGAGGGGTGGAGACTGTATAATTTGTCCGGATAGTTTGGGCGACAAGATGGAAAGAGGGCATGGCGCGGGATATATGGGCATTTCACTTCGACAAAGGGAGCATGGGTGTTTTATCTTGGGTAGCTGTTAAAGCGGACGGCGAACTTATCGTATGTGCATTATCAGTGCGGTACAGCAAGGGTGTATTTAATAATCCTCATGCCACAAATGGAAGAGAGATGTCTATTTTTCGTTGGGGAGCCGTGAGCATAACTTTCTGTCGTTGATGTACATTATATCGTCTATCATGTTCACTTTCAATATCCCACCATGTCCAACTCTATACACTCCCTCTCAATCCCCGGGTATCTTACACGCCTATTTCTTGTCTCCAGTAGTAGGCTTGCCAGCCGCCAGAGGCTTCAGAACATGCCCCTCAGCTACACCCCCAGTCACACCCtcagccttgatctcctccagcaacctcctcacccccttcaccaacccctccctctcatccccctccgcaCTACCACTCCCCGCCCATCGTATCCTGCACCGATGATCCATCAGATAAGTATACCCAACCTTGCTGTTCAACAGCCCCACGCTCTCCCTGATCTCATCCGTgatccccttcctcacaaGGAAATACCTGTGCCAATTCTCCTTGCCCACCTTGTTCCTCAACGACCAGGAAAACAGCTtgatcaacatcatcttcatccagtCCTCCTCGACGTTGATCTGCACCAGCTGCGCCCTGCCGCCGCTCTCTTTGAGGACCTGGTGCAGGGCAGGGTTTTGCTCGGGGGAGACAAAGGTCTTGATCTGGTTCTCGGCCCACATGCCGCTGAAGACGGTGACAACGGAGGCGTggccggcgaggaggggggtggtgtctgCTTTTTGGCGGGAGGCCAGGGTGCGGCCgaagaggttggggaagTAGAGGGAGAGGTCGGCTTTGAAGAGGCGGGGGGGCGCGAGGAAGGTTTTGCCTTtgtggaaggagaggttgaccCAGTCGCGGAAGTAGGGACGAGAGACTTTGTTTTTGCTACAGAGAGGAAAAGTAGGGGGTTagtggaaaggggggacagggaagagggaagTGAATAGGGGACAAACAGGTACTCCCGCTTGGCGAGATGTCTTTCGTAGTCTACGAAGTCATCACGGCGCTGTTTGAAGGTTCGGTGGTCGATGCCGGTGTTTTGTCCCGCGGCGGGGGGCGTGTTCATGCCAATTGGTCTTGACAGAGGGGTAGGTGTGAAGTCTTTTACTTTCTTGCCGTAGGACCGAGGGGCGTGGGCTAAGGGGCTGTCCGGAGCCGGCTCCGTGGCGGCTACCGGGGCCGGGGCGAAGGTCTGTCTCGGTTTCGGTTTCCCGTCCGGAGCGGCGGCGCCGGGTGTGTGGTCTGTGGGAAGCCGCTGGTAGCCAGTGGTGCTAAAGGTGCGCCATTGACAAACAAGGCAGGTTGATACCCTTGCGCCTGT from Podospora pseudoanserina strain CBS 124.78 chromosome 1, whole genome shotgun sequence includes:
- the ATP10 gene encoding Mitochondrial ATPase complex subunit atp10 (BUSCO:EOG09263UN3; COG:O; EggNog:ENOG503NY67), which encodes MTTTAAMLAARTGLRTGARVSTCLVCQWRTFSTTGYQRLPTDHTPGAAAPDGKPKPRQTFAPAPVAATEPAPDSPLAHAPRSYGKKVKDFTPTPLSRPIGMNTPPAAGQNTGIDHRTFKQRRDDFVDYERHLAKREYLKNKVSRPYFRDWVNLSFHKGKTFLAPPRLFKADLSLYFPNLFGRTLASRQKADTTPLLAGHASVVTVFSGMWAENQIKTFVSPEQNPALHQVLKESGGRAQLVQINVEEDWMKMMLIKLFSWSLRNKVGKENWHRYFLVRKGITDEIRESVGLLNSKVGYTYLMDHRCRIRWAGSGSAEGDEREGLVKGVRRLLEEIKAEGVTGGVAEGHVLKPLAAGKPTTGDKK
- the GOS1 gene encoding protein transport protein gos1 (EggNog:ENOG503NV2S; COG:U; BUSCO:EOG09265AL8); this encodes MATTAGQGWTQLRQQARALETQTETYLHTYSQFSSQSNIPPKPTEEERSTEAKLQELLEKRDNVIFQLTRLLDSEPTLSSSSLKQNNLSLLRDKFADHRRDLSRLRSTLQRARDRANLLGSVREDISAYRAANPAAAEADYMLDERGRIDNSIGVADGVLSQAYAVQDSFLAQRETLASINRRITHAASQVPGINTLIGRISTKKKMDGIIMGGFIAFCFLVFWFMM